From Candidatus Poribacteria bacterium, a single genomic window includes:
- a CDS encoding mandelate racemase/muconate lactonizing enzyme family protein — protein sequence MRTLKITDIETEVVQVNHRGNWLFVKVHADDGTVGIGEASHGRNDARVEDLIKTLMSTFVGSNPFQLEAFREHLYHDTESHSYHTALSGIEQAMWDLAGKALDVPSYYLLGGKCRDKIRLYANINRATVDRSPYGFAHNAKRAVAEGFTAIKCAPFDDVSVANISRGTLTPAICLGIDRIRTIRSAIGADIDLMVDCHSRFNPGILIQVAKELEDLHLFWIEDAVPLDNLDAFDHISRSIGIPIATGERLRTLTDFDKLLTQAHVDYILPDVKHVGGISGLKKIATLAAARNVMVTPHNPSGPVATAASVQCMASVPNFAILEYAWGEVDWRASLIKPPEKIVDGFIEVPTRTGLGITL from the coding sequence ATGCGCACACTAAAAATCACAGATATAGAAACCGAAGTTGTTCAAGTAAATCACCGAGGCAATTGGCTTTTCGTCAAGGTCCACGCTGACGACGGGACGGTTGGCATCGGTGAGGCTTCCCACGGTAGGAACGACGCACGCGTTGAAGACCTCATTAAGACGCTCATGTCCACTTTTGTCGGATCCAATCCGTTTCAACTGGAGGCATTCCGCGAGCATCTCTATCACGATACTGAAAGCCATTCCTATCATACTGCGCTTAGCGGAATTGAACAAGCGATGTGGGATTTGGCAGGAAAGGCGTTAGATGTGCCCAGCTATTATCTGTTGGGTGGTAAGTGTCGAGATAAGATTCGTCTCTATGCGAATATTAACCGCGCCACCGTCGATCGCAGTCCGTACGGGTTTGCCCACAATGCTAAGCGTGCTGTTGCTGAGGGGTTTACCGCCATAAAGTGCGCACCCTTTGATGATGTTTCTGTCGCGAATATCTCACGAGGAACACTCACTCCCGCTATCTGCTTAGGTATTGATCGCATCCGCACGATTCGTTCCGCAATTGGTGCGGATATTGATCTGATGGTGGATTGCCATAGCCGTTTTAACCCCGGTATTCTCATTCAAGTCGCAAAAGAATTGGAAGACTTACACCTCTTCTGGATTGAAGATGCAGTGCCCCTGGATAACCTTGACGCTTTCGACCATATAAGTCGTTCCATTGGTATCCCGATTGCGACCGGTGAACGTTTACGGACCCTCACGGATTTTGATAAATTGCTGACACAAGCACACGTAGATTATATTTTGCCGGATGTCAAACATGTTGGTGGAATTTCAGGGCTGAAAAAAATTGCTACCCTTGCCGCTGCACGGAACGTTATGGTAACGCCTCACAATCCGAGCGGTCCCGTTGCGACCGCTGCCAGTGTCCAATGCATGGCGAGTGTGCCGAATTTCGCAATCCTTGAATACGCTTGGGGCGAGGTAGACTGGCGCGCGTCTCTGATTAAACCGCCAGAGAAAATCGTTGACGGATTTATTGAAGTGCCTACCCGGACTGGATTAGGCATTACACTTTAA
- the purM gene encoding phosphoribosylformylglycinamidine cyclo-ligase, translating to MADKNPLTYADAGVSFEAETEAIARLKKLVQTTYRPEVLSDVGTFGGLFALQKYQEPVLVSSTDSVGTKLKVAFKAGRHDTVGFDIVAHCGNDIVVQGAEPLFFLDYIGINKVVPTVIEEIVTGLSSGCREIGCALIGGEIAELSDLYAPGEYDLVGTIVGAVEKSDVITGERIAPGDQLIGLASVGLHTNGFTLARRILFDRCNYSVDTYLPELSATVGDALLSTHKSYVKSILSFRNVCDIKGIAHITGGGLPANVVRILPDGCVAHIQNGTWEIPSIFPFLQAKGDVEASEMYKVFNMGIGMVVVVAPDGVDAALKSLKASDESTYLIGEVVAGEKGVQGVLS from the coding sequence ATGGCAGATAAAAATCCGCTGACGTATGCCGATGCTGGCGTTTCATTTGAAGCAGAAACTGAAGCGATAGCGCGACTAAAAAAGCTGGTTCAAACCACTTATCGCCCCGAAGTTCTTAGCGATGTCGGTACTTTCGGCGGGCTTTTTGCACTCCAAAAGTATCAAGAACCTGTGCTTGTTTCCAGTACAGACAGTGTAGGTACAAAATTAAAGGTTGCGTTTAAAGCGGGACGGCACGACACCGTCGGCTTTGACATTGTTGCACACTGTGGTAACGATATTGTTGTACAGGGGGCAGAACCGCTCTTCTTTTTGGATTATATCGGCATCAACAAAGTCGTACCTACAGTGATTGAAGAAATCGTAACAGGTTTGTCATCAGGGTGCCGAGAGATCGGTTGTGCCTTAATTGGCGGTGAAATCGCGGAGTTATCGGATCTTTATGCACCGGGTGAGTACGACTTGGTAGGCACTATCGTCGGTGCGGTTGAGAAATCCGACGTGATTACTGGAGAAAGAATTGCCCCCGGGGACCAACTCATCGGCTTAGCCTCCGTGGGTCTACATACGAATGGCTTTACGTTAGCGCGGCGGATTCTGTTTGACAGGTGCAATTACAGCGTAGATACTTACCTCCCTGAACTCTCCGCAACGGTGGGAGACGCACTGCTTTCGACTCACAAAAGCTACGTGAAATCCATCCTGTCTTTTCGCAACGTGTGTGATATTAAAGGCATCGCCCATATCACCGGCGGCGGATTGCCTGCGAATGTGGTGCGGATCCTACCAGATGGGTGTGTGGCACACATTCAGAACGGAACATGGGAGATTCCGTCTATTTTTCCGTTTCTACAGGCGAAGGGAGACGTTGAAGCATCTGAAATGTACAAGGTTTTCAACATGGGAATCGGAATGGTGGTCGTCGTTGCACCAGATGGTGTTGATGCCGCTCTGAAGTCGCTGAAAGCATCCGATGAATCCACTTACCTCATCGGTGAAGTGGTCGCGGGAGAAAAGGGGGTACAGGGTGTCCTATCCTAA
- a CDS encoding ThuA domain-containing protein, with the protein MSKILVLSGENHRFDASASVIHDFLSDDADISAALTDDKGILASSELNDYDACVFGTGFTRTERRDDGSVARVSDLAPAEEDGLFQFVSDGKGLVGIHGTAWWIGGQAMELIGGAANWHPPGSTFTVHIEDNDHPTTEGVEDFDVEDEIYISAHDPHIHVLASAEWFGKAHPMAWVKPYGSGRVFYTTLGHGPGTFERAGMQKFLTQGVKWAAAS; encoded by the coding sequence ATGTCAAAAATTCTCGTACTATCCGGCGAAAACCACCGTTTTGATGCGAGTGCCAGCGTCATTCACGATTTTCTCTCCGATGATGCTGATATTTCAGCGGCGTTAACTGACGATAAAGGAATCTTAGCATCGTCGGAGCTAAATGACTATGATGCCTGTGTCTTTGGCACCGGTTTCACACGGACAGAACGCCGAGATGATGGATCCGTCGCACGTGTCTCCGATTTAGCACCTGCTGAAGAGGACGGCTTGTTTCAATTCGTCAGCGATGGCAAAGGATTGGTCGGTATTCACGGCACTGCGTGGTGGATCGGCGGTCAGGCGATGGAACTTATCGGCGGTGCTGCCAATTGGCATCCACCCGGTTCAACTTTTACCGTCCATATAGAAGACAACGACCATCCAACAACCGAAGGCGTTGAAGATTTTGATGTAGAAGATGAGATCTATATTTCTGCACACGATCCGCACATTCATGTCTTGGCATCTGCTGAGTGGTTCGGCAAGGCGCATCCGATGGCATGGGTAAAACCTTACGGTTCGGGACGTGTCTTTTACACCACTTTGGGACACGGACCGGGGACCTTCGAGCGCGCCGGCATGCAGAAATTCCTCACCCAAGGGGTGAAATGGGCAGCGGCATCCTAA
- a CDS encoding DUF5916 domain-containing protein: MDEYLFASPKFQKITISLLIVTLFHLIAIGVRAESQEHQIKAYRTYESVEIDGDLTEEDWKHAEPINQFVQIEPYEGEIGSESMEVRVLYDNENIYFGFTCFDSDISKLVANEMRRDSRDLHENDNVFLLLDTYNDRRSGFFFRMNALGAIQDRAVTNSGDTFNSDWDAVVNCKSKINDTNWTAELSIPFSQLRFKKSDSMAWGMNTGRGLARNQEEMLWVPVSASYGGRAKYRTASLGNVVGLSGITPSRNLEVLPYILPGVTQINENDTGLETHGKFKIGVDAKYGITSNLTADITYNTDFAQVEADEEQVNLTRFSLFFPEKRPFFLEGAGLFDFGIPRTSFRRPPPMLLFYSRRIGLAEGNAIPIIFGGKTSGKVGSYGVGFLNVLTDEFHDDTEDDPIDIPRTNYSVIRITKDIASGSRIGMIAVNKDEIGDYNRAGGFDFEYRPSDNLDIRGLWSRTFEPDASGENNAWYIGSNWRSRYFRIEGSYTDIDEDFNPAVGYVRRPGIRQFRGEMRWVPMPQKFGIRQIWTGPEMNYILNHDNELEEWDVSYTNWFELSSGDSIFFNAGRSFERLAEIFDFREGIEIPIGDYQSNSFGFRASSSDSRPISTTVGGGIEDFYNGTVRRAYLQTTLKPNGHISVSAQYQFNQIVNLPTAYFTDAEPRPIYVNLFRGRFDYSFTTGLFAKLFAQWNADTNVVSTNFLINYIYRPGSDFYFVFNQTYDTNGTTKSRLLDSTVVAKMTYWWNP, encoded by the coding sequence GCTGAATCGCAGGAGCACCAGATTAAAGCCTATCGCACTTATGAAAGTGTTGAGATTGACGGCGATTTAACGGAAGAGGACTGGAAACACGCGGAGCCCATTAACCAATTTGTGCAAATTGAACCGTATGAAGGTGAAATCGGTTCCGAATCAATGGAGGTTCGGGTTCTCTATGACAACGAGAATATCTATTTCGGTTTTACCTGCTTCGATTCAGATATATCAAAACTTGTCGCGAATGAGATGCGCCGCGATTCTCGTGACCTACACGAGAATGATAATGTGTTCCTGCTACTTGATACCTATAACGATCGACGCAGCGGTTTCTTCTTTCGGATGAACGCCCTTGGCGCGATACAGGACAGAGCCGTAACCAACAGCGGCGATACGTTTAATTCCGATTGGGACGCTGTGGTGAACTGCAAGTCGAAAATTAACGATACCAATTGGACCGCCGAACTTAGTATTCCATTTAGTCAACTCCGTTTCAAAAAGAGCGATTCGATGGCATGGGGCATGAACACCGGTCGCGGATTGGCGCGAAATCAAGAAGAGATGCTATGGGTCCCTGTTTCGGCATCCTATGGTGGCAGGGCGAAGTACCGAACCGCCAGCTTGGGAAATGTTGTTGGGCTCTCAGGTATCACTCCGTCTCGGAACTTAGAGGTACTGCCATATATTCTCCCGGGCGTGACCCAAATTAATGAGAATGACACAGGACTTGAAACCCATGGAAAATTCAAAATAGGCGTTGATGCTAAATACGGCATTACGTCAAATCTGACAGCGGACATCACCTATAACACGGACTTCGCGCAGGTCGAAGCCGATGAAGAACAAGTGAACCTCACCCGATTTAGCCTCTTTTTTCCTGAAAAGCGACCGTTCTTTTTGGAGGGTGCCGGACTTTTCGACTTTGGGATACCACGGACCAGTTTCCGCCGCCCCCCACCTATGCTCCTTTTCTATAGCCGACGGATCGGACTTGCAGAAGGCAATGCAATTCCAATTATCTTTGGTGGAAAAACAAGTGGTAAGGTCGGTTCTTACGGTGTCGGATTTCTCAACGTTCTAACAGATGAGTTCCATGACGATACGGAAGATGACCCAATTGACATTCCGCGCACCAATTATTCTGTGATACGAATTACAAAAGATATCGCTTCCGGTTCGCGCATTGGCATGATTGCTGTCAATAAGGATGAAATTGGCGATTACAATCGTGCAGGTGGTTTTGACTTTGAGTACCGTCCGAGTGACAATCTGGATATACGCGGGCTGTGGTCACGAACGTTTGAACCAGATGCGTCTGGAGAAAATAATGCATGGTATATCGGTTCCAACTGGCGGAGTAGGTATTTCCGCATAGAAGGTTCGTATACCGATATTGATGAAGATTTCAACCCCGCCGTTGGATATGTGCGACGTCCCGGCATTCGGCAATTCCGCGGTGAAATGCGCTGGGTCCCTATGCCCCAAAAATTCGGAATTCGACAAATCTGGACCGGTCCAGAGATGAATTATATCCTCAATCACGACAACGAATTAGAAGAATGGGACGTTTCCTATACCAACTGGTTTGAATTGAGCTCGGGAGACTCCATCTTTTTTAACGCCGGACGCAGCTTTGAGCGTCTGGCTGAGATTTTCGATTTTCGGGAGGGTATAGAGATCCCAATAGGTGACTACCAATCTAACTCATTTGGTTTCCGTGCCTCCAGCAGTGATAGTCGTCCGATCAGTACAACTGTCGGTGGCGGCATTGAGGATTTCTATAACGGCACAGTTCGGAGAGCATACCTACAAACCACGCTTAAACCGAATGGACATATCAGTGTGAGCGCACAATACCAATTTAATCAGATAGTTAATCTCCCAACAGCGTATTTTACCGATGCGGAGCCTCGTCCTATTTACGTCAACCTTTTTAGAGGTAGGTTTGACTATTCTTTCACTACAGGTCTTTTTGCAAAACTGTTTGCACAATGGAACGCCGATACGAACGTCGTGTCTACTAACTTCCTTATTAACTATATCTATCGCCCAGGAAGCGATTTCTATTTCGTTTTCAATCAGACGTATGATACGAACGGGACCACGAAATCTCGGTTGTTAGATTCAACTGTGGTTGCGAAGATGACCTATTGGTGGAATCCGTAA
- the purF gene encoding amidophosphoribosyltransferase: MQYDDKPKDECGVFGIFGHPKAVELTYLGLRALQHRGQESSGIVASDGEKFTYHHGMGLVHSVFTPDALAKLKGHIAIGHNRYSTAGESTLENAQPLVRNYKQGPLALGHNGNLVNATQVRNHLENAGSIFSTSLDTEVIFHLIAHSRKQALEHRITDALRSVQGAYSFVCMDNTTLMGARDAHGFRPLWLGKLGDAYVLASETCALDVVEAEPIREVEPGELIFTRSTHRGIESYRFHQKQAKLSQCIFEYIYLARSDGRMFGQSVNNTRREFGRQLAREHPVKADVVIPVPDSATIAALGYAEESGIPFDLGLSRNAFVGRSFMNPTQDIRELMVKVKLNPVRDVLRGKRVILVDDSIMRGTNSRKLIKIIRQGGATAVHLRIASPPNKFSCFYGVDTPTRRELIASSHTIDEIRKYIRADSLGYLSIDGMLKSVETPQDFCTTCFDGKYPIPFLEESSEQLPLID, from the coding sequence ATGCAATATGATGATAAACCGAAGGACGAATGTGGTGTATTCGGCATTTTCGGCCACCCAAAAGCAGTAGAATTGACCTATTTAGGGTTGCGCGCCCTTCAGCATCGAGGGCAGGAAAGCAGCGGTATTGTCGCATCGGATGGTGAGAAGTTTACATATCACCACGGCATGGGTCTTGTTCACTCTGTCTTCACCCCTGATGCCTTAGCGAAACTGAAAGGGCATATCGCTATCGGACACAACCGATACTCAACAGCAGGGGAAAGTACGCTTGAAAACGCCCAGCCTTTAGTCCGGAATTACAAACAAGGTCCCCTCGCGCTTGGGCACAACGGCAATCTCGTCAACGCGACGCAAGTTCGGAATCATCTGGAGAACGCCGGTTCCATCTTCAGTACAAGTTTGGACACCGAGGTGATTTTTCATTTGATAGCACATTCGCGGAAGCAGGCTTTGGAACATAGAATTACCGACGCGCTTCGGAGTGTTCAAGGCGCGTATTCGTTCGTATGCATGGATAACACTACACTGATGGGGGCTCGCGACGCACATGGATTTCGTCCGCTCTGGCTTGGCAAACTCGGTGATGCTTATGTGTTAGCCTCGGAGACGTGTGCCCTTGATGTGGTTGAAGCCGAGCCGATACGTGAGGTAGAACCTGGAGAATTGATATTCACACGCTCTACCCATCGCGGTATAGAGTCCTATCGGTTCCATCAAAAACAAGCGAAATTATCACAGTGCATCTTTGAATATATCTACCTCGCGCGGTCAGATGGCAGGATGTTCGGACAGAGCGTGAATAACACGCGCCGCGAGTTCGGCAGACAACTCGCTCGTGAACACCCCGTCAAAGCTGATGTCGTTATCCCAGTTCCCGATTCCGCGACGATTGCTGCCCTCGGATACGCTGAAGAATCTGGCATTCCGTTTGATTTGGGACTATCTCGGAATGCTTTTGTCGGTCGCTCGTTCATGAATCCCACACAGGATATTCGAGAACTCATGGTTAAGGTGAAGTTGAACCCTGTGCGCGATGTGCTACGCGGTAAACGGGTCATCCTTGTAGACGACTCGATTATGCGAGGAACAAATAGTCGGAAGCTCATCAAGATCATTCGGCAAGGCGGCGCGACAGCCGTCCATCTCCGCATTGCATCCCCTCCGAACAAATTCTCATGCTTCTATGGCGTAGACACACCAACCCGTAGGGAGTTAATCGCGAGTTCACACACAATTGACGAAATTCGCAAGTATATCCGCGCCGACAGTCTCGGTTATTTGAGTATTGATGGTATGCTCAAATCAGTGGAAACACCTCAGGACTTTTGTACCACCTGCTTTGATGGAAAATATCCGATTCCGTTTTTGGAAGAATCTTCAGAGCAACTCCCTTTAATTGATTAG
- a CDS encoding energy transducer TonB, which translates to MNSRTSGMLGQMRKRRAERKKPKRFVALKQVSLDTSQQRSISTAQANMPKHTITQKHVGRSSAAFTVAMVFHILIAIIISVFYIKDRIENERETFDISIVTEDVKTKRRFIRRETPKFNQAQQAQQQLVFRPRVRTDTNQLPSDQGFVIPDIEATDDLSTPGPDEGLKAIDVDRSFVKPTPTIETENKAPVLERQREAPNVLDKLDTPLPDEALGAANIDITPESRTVSPTYKIKVKPTYPESAKKAEKEGVVLLEATIDEKGIAKDIKALTNLGFGLEDAAIDALKKATFRPATKNGKPITLEKVQIPYEFKLKDG; encoded by the coding sequence ATGAATAGCAGAACTTCCGGCATGCTCGGTCAAATGCGGAAACGCCGGGCGGAGCGTAAAAAACCGAAGCGTTTTGTCGCGTTGAAACAGGTCTCGCTTGATACCAGCCAGCAGCGAAGCATTTCTACGGCGCAGGCAAACATGCCGAAGCATACTATCACACAAAAGCACGTTGGACGGAGTTCCGCCGCGTTTACAGTCGCAATGGTATTTCATATCCTCATAGCGATTATCATTAGTGTCTTTTATATTAAAGATCGGATTGAAAATGAACGGGAGACGTTTGATATCAGTATCGTCACAGAAGATGTCAAGACGAAGCGTCGGTTCATACGTCGGGAAACCCCGAAGTTCAACCAGGCACAACAGGCGCAGCAGCAACTTGTTTTCCGTCCGCGCGTAAGGACTGACACCAACCAATTACCATCGGATCAAGGGTTTGTCATCCCAGATATAGAAGCAACTGATGATCTCTCAACGCCCGGTCCTGATGAAGGACTGAAAGCGATAGATGTCGACCGGAGCTTTGTAAAGCCAACACCGACGATTGAGACTGAAAACAAAGCACCCGTCCTTGAACGACAGCGTGAGGCACCCAACGTTCTTGATAAACTTGATACGCCTCTACCCGATGAAGCACTTGGAGCGGCTAACATTGACATTACCCCCGAGTCACGGACTGTTTCGCCTACGTACAAAATTAAAGTGAAACCGACGTATCCAGAGAGTGCTAAGAAGGCGGAGAAAGAAGGCGTGGTTCTTTTGGAAGCAACCATCGATGAAAAAGGTATTGCAAAAGACATTAAGGCATTGACAAACCTTGGATTTGGGCTTGAGGATGCAGCGATTGATGCGTTGAAAAAGGCTACTTTTCGTCCGGCGACGAAAAACGGGAAACCTATCACACTTGAGAAAGTTCAAATCCCTTACGAGTTTAAACTTAAAGATGGCTAA
- a CDS encoding energy transducer TonB — protein MSNRTSGILSQMQERRAERKKPKRFVALKQVSLDTSQQRSISTAQANMPKHTITQKHVGRSSAAFTVAMVFHILIAIIISVFYIKDRIENERETFDISIVTEDVKTKRRFIRRETPKFNQAQQTARKPVFQRPVTTDTNQPLSNKGFVVPGIEATDDLSTPGPDEGPAIIDVDRNFVKPTTTIEPENKAPVLELKREAPSLINKLDGPALDEGPGLDSVNFESEPGVVPPKKKFQVEPDYPESAKKAEKEGEVILQATVDEKGNPKDIKALTNLGFGLEAAAIAALKKSTFHPATKGGQPISKLVQIGYKFTLKDN, from the coding sequence GTGAGCAACAGAACTTCCGGTATACTCAGTCAAATGCAAGAGCGGCGCGCGGAGCGTAAGAAACCGAAGCGTTTTGTCGCGTTGAAACAGGTCTCGCTTGATACCAGCCAGCAGCGAAGCATTTCTACGGCGCAGGCAAACATGCCGAAGCATACTATCACACAAAAGCACGTTGGACGGAGTTCCGCCGCGTTTACAGTCGCAATGGTATTTCATATCCTCATAGCGATTATCATTAGTGTCTTTTATATTAAAGATCGGATTGAAAATGAACGGGAGACGTTTGATATCAGTATCGTCACAGAAGATGTCAAGACGAAGCGTCGGTTCATACGTCGGGAAACCCCGAAGTTCAACCAAGCACAACAGACAGCGCGGAAACCTGTTTTCCAGCGACCCGTAACGACTGACACCAACCAACCGCTATCAAATAAGGGTTTTGTGGTCCCAGGTATAGAAGCAACTGATGATCTTTCAACGCCCGGTCCTGACGAAGGACCAGCAATTATAGATGTTGACCGGAATTTTGTGAAGCCAACAACGACGATTGAGCCTGAAAACAAAGCACCCGTTCTTGAACTAAAACGCGAGGCACCATCACTGATTAACAAACTTGATGGTCCTGCACTTGATGAAGGACCCGGGTTAGATAGTGTCAATTTCGAGTCTGAGCCCGGAGTCGTGCCTCCGAAGAAGAAGTTTCAAGTGGAACCCGATTATCCGGAGAGTGCCAAGAAGGCAGAGAAGGAAGGCGAGGTTATTTTACAGGCGACCGTTGATGAGAAAGGGAACCCGAAAGATATTAAAGCACTGACGAATCTTGGGTTTGGACTTGAGGCGGCGGCGATTGCAGCGTTGAAAAAATCCACTTTTCATCCGGCAACGAAGGGTGGTCAACCTATCAGCAAGTTAGTTCAAATAGGCTATAAGTTTACGCTTAAAGACAACTAA